In a single window of the Diachasmimorpha longicaudata isolate KC_UGA_2023 chromosome 16, iyDiaLong2, whole genome shotgun sequence genome:
- the Para gene encoding sodium channel protein para isoform X10, which translates to MSDDYSSLSEERSLFRPFTRESLAAIETRIAEELAKQKELEAKRAQGEGGYGRKKKKKETRYDDEDEDEGPQPDPMFEQGAPIPVRLHNEFPPELASTPLEDIDTFYHNQRTFVVISKGKDIFRFSATDALWFLDPFNPIRRVAIYILVHPLFSLFIITTILVNCILMIMPTTPTIESTEVLFTGIYTFESAVKVMARGFILQPFTYLRDAWNWLDFVVIALAYVTMGIDLGNLAALRTFRVLRALKTVAIVPGLKTIVGAVIESVKNLRDVIILTMFSLSVFALMGLQIYMGVLTQKCIKNFPEDGSWGNLTGENWERFNKNSTNWYVDDNGNMPLCGNSSGAGMCAPGYICLQGYGGNPNYGYTSFDTFGWALLSAFRLMTQDYWENLYQLVLRSAGPWHMLFFIVIIFLGSFYLVNLILAIVAMSYDELQKKAEEEEAAEEEAIREAEEAALARENKIAAQAAAREAAAAQAAADAIVKSPSDFSCHSYELFVGQEKGNDDNNKERMSIRSVESISEYRVRPINNNHSAAAKVRKVSAASLSLPGSPFNLRRGSRGSHQFTIRNGRGRFVGSSGGDRKPLVLSTYLDAQEHLPYADDSNAVTPMSEENGTIVIPVHYPSLGSRHSSYTSHASRLSYTSHGDLLSGIANAGKQMTKESRLRSRSARQGNGHTPEPMQNQKLQHHHDVEMEDPLGKNKQQDNPFIESSQPHAVVDMKDVMVLNDIIEQAAGRQSRASEQGDDDEEGPTLKEKLISGFFQGIDMFCDWKCCGPWIKFQDFVAMIVFDPFVELFITLCIVVNTLFMALDHHNMDPEMERILKSGNYFFTATFGIEAAMKLIAMSPKFYFQEGWNIFDFIIVALSLLELGLEGVQGLSVLRSFRLLRVFKLAKSWPTLNLLISIMGRTVGALGNLTFVLCIIIFIFAVMGMQLFGKNYTDNVDRFPDGDLPRWNFTDFMHSFMIVFRVLCGEWIESMWDCMLVGDVSCIPFFLATVVIGNLVVLNLFLALLLSNFGSSNLSAPTADNDTNKITEAIDRIARFIAWVKRNVRNVFKMMRAKFTNQISDQAPGEGPSNSWKEVVLYYFSTMKNGNPDGLEIMCKCADGIDRDCSRDLADGELDGYRDKKSAKEFNNQLEVAIGDGMEFTIHGDLRNKLRRDRLSINNTKAIENSINHRDYRLDHDYITHHDEDTISNKSYGSHENRFNSERSHKGSVDSLDGEEKKDASKEDLEGDDLEDDGENGEDEELEEEGDIVIQADEDIIEGDGDYPHDCCPDHCYKRFPFLAGDDDAPFWQGWANLRLKTFQLIENKYFETAVITMILLSSMALALEDVHLQARPILQDILYYMDRIFTVIFFLEMLIKWLALGFAKYFTNAWCWLDFIIVMVSLINFVASLCGAGGIQAFKTMRTLRALRPLRAMSRMQGMRVVVNALVQAIPSIFNVLLVCLIFWLIFAIMGVQLFAGKYYKCVDMNKTTLSHEIIPDRNACIAENYTWENSPMNFDHVGKAYLCLFQVATFKGWIQIMNDAIDSRDLGKQPIRETNIYMYLYFVFFIIFGSFFTLNLFIGVIIDNFNEQKKKAGGSLEMFMTEDQKKYYNAMKKMGSKKPLKAIPRPRWRPQAIVFEIVTDKKFDMIIMLFIGLNMLTMTLDHYQQTDTFSNVLDYLNMIFIVIFTSECLMKIFALRYHYFKEPWNLFDFVVVILSILGLVLSDIIEKYFVSPTLLRVVRVAKVGRVLRLVKGAKGIRTLLFALAMSLPALFNICLLLFLVMFIFAIFGMSFFMHVKDKSGLDDVYNFKTFGQSMILLFQMSTSAGWDGVLDGIINEEDCLQPNNEIGYPGNCGSSTIGIAYLLSYLVISFLIVINMYIAVILENYSQATEDVQEGLTDDDYDMYYEIWQQFDPDGTQYIRYDQLSDFLDVLEPPLQIHKPNKYKIVSMDIPICKGDLMFCVDILDALTKDFFARKGNPIEETGELAEVQTRPGEVGYEPVSSTLWRQREEYCARLIQNAWRKHKQNRLGGPSEESDDPDTDPRVRQTAVLVESDGFVTKNGHRVVIHSRSPSVTSRTADV; encoded by the exons ATGTCCGACGATTATTCCTCCTTATCAGAAGAACGAAGTTTGTTCCGTCCGTTCACGCGGGAATCCCTGGCTGCTATCGAGACTCGCATTGCCGAAGAACTTGCCAAGCAGAAGGAGCTTGAAGCTAAAAGAGCACAAGGCGAG GGTGGTTATGGAcggaagaaaaagaaaaaagaa ACCCGTTATGACGACGAAGACGAGGATGAGGGTCCACAGCCAGATCCGATGTTTGAACAAGGGGCGCCAATTCCAGTCCGACTGCACAACGAATTTCCCCCTGAGCTGGCCTCCACGCCCCTTGAAGACATCGATACCTTTTATCATAATCAAAGG ACGTTCGTGGTCATCAGCAAGGGGAAGGACATATTCAGATTCTCGGCGACGGATGCGCTATGGTTCCTCGATCCATTCAATCCAATACGACGGGTGGCCATTTATATCCTGGTCCACCCGCTCTTTTCCCTATTCATCATCACCACTATTTTGGTTAACTGCATACTCATGATTATGCCAACCACGCCCACCATCGAGTCAACCGa AGTGTTATTTACGGGCATCTACACATTTGAGTCCGCCGTTAAGGTGATGGCGAGGGGTTTCATTCTGCAGCCTTTTACCTATCTTAGAGATGCATGGAATTGGCTCGACTTCGTAGTTATAGCTTTAGC TTATGTGACGATGGGCATAGATCTAGGCAACCTTGCCGCTCTCAGGACATTTCGAGTCCTCCGAGCCTTGAAGACTGTCGCTATTGTACCAG GTCTCAAAACCATTGTCGGCGCTGTGATAGAGTCAGTTAAAAATCTGCGCGATGTGATAATCTTAACAATGTTCTCCCTGTCCGTCTTTGCGTTGATGGGCCTCCAGATTTACATGGGGGTTTTGACGCAAAAGTGTATAAAGAATTTTCCGGAGGACGGATCCTGGGGCAATCTTACCGGTGAAAATTGGGAGagattcaacaaaaattcaa CAAATTGGTACGTCGATGACAATGGGAACATGCCGTTATGTGGAAATTCCTCCGGTGCAGG aaTGTGTGCACCCGGTTATATATGTTTGCAAGGATACGGTGGTAATCCAAACTACGGATACACGAGTTTCGATACATTTGGCTGGGCCCTCTTGTCTGCCTTTCGGTTGATGACTCAGGATTACTGGGAGAATCTCTATCAACTTGTATTGAGATCAGCTGGACCATGGCACATGCTGTTCTTCATTGTTATCATATTCCTTGGTTCATTCTATCTAGTGAATTTGATTCTCGCTATTGTCGCCATGTCGTACGATGAGTTGCAGAAAAAAGCAGAAGAGGAAGAGGCAGCTGAAGAAGAAGCCATAAGA GAAGCCGAGGAGGCGGCATTGGCACGAGAGAACAAGATAGCGGCGCAGGCTGCCGCAAGAGAAGCTGCAGCTGCTCAAGCTGCTGCTGATGCCATTGTCAAGTCACCATCGGACTTTTCGTGCCACAGTTACGAACTATTTGTTGGCCAGGAGAAGGGTAATGATGACAACAATAAGGAGAGAATGAGCATACGCTCGGTGGAATCAATAAGCGAATATCGAGTCAGGCCCATCAACAACAATCACAGCGCCGCAGCCAAAGTTCGTAAAGTCAGCGCT GCAAGCCTTAGCCTGCCAGGCTCACCATTCAATCTCCGAAGAGGTAGTCGTGGAAGCCATCAATTTACCATTCGCAATGGCCGGGGTAGATTCGTTGGTTCATCTGGTGGCGATAGAAAGCCACTTGTACTGTCTACATACCTAGATGCCCAAGAACACTTGCCTTATGCAGACGATTCAAATGCTGTCACACCAATGTCCGAGGAAAATGGAACGATCGTTATACCGGTCCATTATCCAAGTCTTGGATCACGTCATTCGTCCTATACGTCACATGCCTCAAGATTATCATATACGTCCCATGGCGATCTGTTGAGCGGTATCGCCAATGCTGGTAAacaaatgaccaaggagagCAGACTTCGGAGTAGATCTGCTAGACAGGGCAATGGTCACACACCCGAGCCAATGCAGAATCAGAAGCTACAGCATCATCAT GATGTGGAAATGGAAGATCCATTGGGTAAGAACAAACAGCAAGACAACCCATTTATCGAGTCTTCTCAGCCACACGCCGTTGTCGACATGAAAG ATGTTATGGTCCTGAATGATATTATTGAACAAGCCGCTGGGCGGCAGAGCAGAGCATCAGAACAAGGAG ACGACGACGAAGAAGGTCCAACATTGAAGGAGAAATTGATATCAGGGTTTTTCCAAGGAATCGATATGTTTTGTGACTGGAAGTGCTGTGGGCCATGGATCAAATTTCAGGATTTTGTTGCAATGATTGTCTTCGATCCATTTGTAGAATTGTTCATTACACTGTGCATCGTAGTTAATACTCTGTTCATGGCACTTGATCACCATAATATGGATCCGGAGATGGAGAGAATACTTAAATCTGGAAATTAC ttttttaccGCAACATTTGGCATCGAAGCTGCCATGAAACTTATTGCTATGAgtccaaaattttatttccaagagggatggaatatttttgattttattatcGTTGCACTTTCGCTACTGGAGTTGGGCCTCGAGGGAGTTCAAGGACTTTCTGTACTGCGTTCATTCAGATTG TTGAGAGTGTTCAAATTAGCTAAATCATGGCCAACGCTAAATCTGTTGATATCAATCATGGGAAGAACTGTGGGTGCATTGGGTAACCTGACATTTGTGCTGTGCattattatattcatatttgcCGTTATGGGAATGCAATtgtttggtaaaaattatacGGACAATGTTGATCGATTTCCCGACGGAGATTTACCGAGATGGAATTTCACGGATTTCATGCACTCATTTATGATCGTATTTCGAGTGTTGTGCGGTGAGTGGATCGAGTCCATGTGGGATTGTATGCTGGTTGGTGATGTCTCCTGTATTCCGTTCTTTTTGGCTACTGTCGTCATCGGAAATTTGGTC GTCCTCAATCTCTTCTTGGCGTTGCTCTTGAGCAACTTCGGTTCATCGAATCTGTCAGCACCAACTGCCGACAATGACACGAATAAAATAACCGAGGCAATTGACAGGATAGCACGTTTTATAGCATGGGTCAAACGTAACGTACGGAATGTGTTCAAAATGATGCGGGCCAAATTCACCAATCAGATATCCGATCAGGCGCCAGGTGAGGGACCGTCCAACAGTTGGAAAGAAG TTGTCCTATATTATTTTTCGACCATGAAAAATGGTAACCCGGATGGGTTAGAGATCATGTGTAAATGCGCAGATGGAATTGATCGTGACTGCAGTCGGGATCTTGCTGATGGTGAACTGGATGGATACAGAGATAAGAAAAGTGCTAAAGAGTTCAATAATCAGCTGGAAGTTGCTATTGGCGATGGAATGGAATTTACGATACAcg GAGAtctgagaaataaattaaGAAGGGACAGGCTGAGCATTAACAACACGAAAGCTATCGAGAACTCGATAAACCACCGGGATTACCGACTCGATCATGATTATATTACTCACCACGATGAGGATACGATCAG CAACAAATCATACGGCAGCCATGAAAATCGCTTCAACAGTGAGAGAAGTCACAAAGGAAGTGTGGATTCTCTGGACGGAGAGGAGAAGAAGGACGCCAGCAAGGAAGATCTCGAGGGTGATG ACCTAGAAGACGATGGTGAGAACGGCGAAGACGAAGAGCTGGAGGAGGAGGGTGACATCGTCATCCAGGCTGACGAAGACATAATCGAGGGCGATGGAGACTACCCCCACGATTGCTGTCCCGATCACTGCTACAAGAGGTTTCCATTCCTCGCTGGCGATGACGACGCACCCTTCTGGCAGGGCTGGGCCAATCTTCGTCTCAAAACATTTCAGCTCATTGAGAACAAGTACTTCGAAACAGCTGTTATCACAATGATTTTGCTTAGCAGTATGGCATTG GCTCTCGAGGATGTTCATCTGCAAGCAAGACCAATTCTTCAAGACATTCTGTACTACATGGACCGTATCTTCACTGTCATATTCTTCCTGGAGATGTTGATCAAGTGGTTGGCGCTTGGATTCGCCAAGTACTTCACAAACGCCTGGTGTTGGCTTGATTTCATCATCGTAATG GTGTCGCTCATTAACTTCGTAGCGTCGCTATGTGGCGCGGGCGGAATTCAAGCCTTCAAAACAATGAGGACCCTAAGGGCCCTAAGGCCACTCAGGGCGATGTCTAGAATGCAGGGGATGCGG GTGGTGGTGAACGCCCTGGTCCAGGCTATCCCGTCCATCTTCAACGTACTCCTTGTCTGCCTGATATTCTGGCTGATTTTTGCCATCATGGGAGTACAGCTGTTTGCTGGAAAGTATTACAAG TGTGTCGACATGAATAAAACAACTCTCAGTCATGAAATCATTCCCGATCGTAACGCATGTATCGCCGAGAACTACACCTGGGAAAATTCACCAATGAATTTCGATCATGTTGGGAAAGCTTACTTGTGTCTATTTCAAGTCGCTACCTTCAAAGGGTGGATTCAAATAATGAATGATGCTATTGACTCCCGAGAC CTTGGAAAACAACCGATCCGCGAGACAAACATTTACATGTATCTCTACTTTGTATTCTTCATTATATTCGGATCATTTTTTACCCTGAATCTGTTTATCGGAGTCATCATTGATAACTTCAATGAGCAAAAGAAAAAAGCCGGTGGTTCCCTAGAAATGTTCATGACTGAGGATCAGAAGAAGTACTACAATgctatgaaaaaaatgggaagtAAAAAACCTCTCAAGGCTATACCACGGCCAAGG tggCGACCTCAAGCGATAGTGTTTGAAATAGTGACGGACAAAAAGTTCGATATGATAATCATGTTGTTCATTGGTCTCAACATGCTGACCATGACACTAGATCACTATCAACAGACAGATACATTCAGCAATGTGCTTGATTACTTGAACATGATATTCATTGTGATATTCACCAGCGAGTGTTTGATGAAGATATTTGCTCTACGCTATCACTACTTCAAGGAGCCCTGGAATCTCTTTGATTTTGTTGTtgttatattatcaatattag GATTGGTGCTGAGTGACATTATTGAAAAGTACTTTGTATCACCGACACTCCTCCGAGTGGTGAGAGTGGCCAAAGTGGGTCGTGTACTACGTCTTGTCAAGGGTGCTAAGGGCATAAGGACACTACTGTTTGCCCTTGCCATGTCTCTGCCAGCTCTATTCAACATTTGCCTCCTGCTTTTCCTTGTTATGTTTATCTTTGCCATATTTGGAATGTCATTCTTCATGCACGTTAAGGATAAAAGTGGTCTTGATGACGTGTATAATTTCAAAACTTTTGGACAGTCGATGATACTGCTGTTTCAA ATGTCGACATCGGCCGGTTGGGATGGCGTGCTAGACGGTATAATAAACGAAGAGGATTGCCTACAGCCGAATAATGAAATTGGCTATCCTGGCAATTGTGGCTCCTCAACAATTGGAATTGCATACCTGCTATCGTATCTCGTCATCAGCTTCCTAATCGTCATCAACATGTATATCGCAGTGATATTAGAGAATTACTCACAAGCGACCGAAGATGTTCAGGAGGGATTGACCGATGATGACTACGATATGTACTATGAAATATGGCAGCAATTCGATCCAGATGGTACACAGTACATTAGATACGACCAGCTCTCCGATTTCTTGGATGTACTTGAGCCACCCTTGCAAATACACAAACCGAACAAGTACAAGATCGTGTCGATGGATATCCCCATATGTAAGGGAGATCTTATGTTTTGCGTGGATATCCTCGATGCCCTCACCAAAGACTTTTTCGCTAGAAAGGGTAATCCTATTGAGGAAACTGGAGAGTTGGCCGAAGTACAGACACGACCTGGTGAAGTTGGTTATGAGCCAGTATCATCGACACTatggagacagagggaggaaTATTGTGCAAGATTAATTCAAAATGCCTGGCGTAAGCACAAGCAAAATCGTCTTGGTGGACCAAGTGAGGAGAGCGATGATCCTGATACTGATCCAAGGGTCAGGCAAACAGCTGTACTCGTTGAGAGTGATGGTTTTGTTACTAAAAATGGACATCGTGTTGTTATACACAGCCGTTCACCAAGTGTAACATCACGCACTGCGGACGTCTGA